The stretch of DNA ATATATTACTAATTCATGTGAAAAATGTACTCGCAGAAATATAATTTGTTCTAATTCCATCTTGTCACTTGTcaaaaattgtaatatattttcaaaAGTCGAATTACTAAATATCTACTAATATTGTTAGCGCCAGAAAATAGTTTAGAGTGTGTTTCTGTATCAATGTATGGAATCGAAGTAATAGCAACAAGTAAAATACTTTATTGATGATATGACTTGGGTTCATGTATGATATGCTCAAATTGTAAAACAATATTATAGCAACATGCAGTATTGCGTTACAGTACTCGTGTGCTACAATATTATCTCactatgtataaaaaaaaaatctgcaaATGTAGCTGAAAAATTTATGAATTAACCGCGTGAACATGTAAATTCTcggatgaaaatgaaaaaaattcagaTCTAGCATTAGCCCCGGAGACGATTCGATTGAACATGAAAGGATACTGATCTAATCTGTCAAGAGATGGAATTAAAACTGACGCGTATTAAATGCTAAAAGCAATCGCTATCGCAGCATCATCGCAACGGTATTTTCACAATCGACGATTATAATATTTCCGGCAGTTTTCTACCGTGAATTTTAGTGTCCGCAATATACGACTGATATCTAGACACATTGTGTCTATTTGCTTCTtcagtttatttatatatatatatgtatgtatatgtatgtttgtatatatattattttgttgcTTAAACGGGCAAAGAGTAAAGGGCGCACGCGTTGAACATACCTTCTGTTTAAATTCAAAGCACCGCCAGCTTTGAGCGCAAACGCAATTTGTAGCACGTAATCCGCATATCGAAGCTTGCACTATTCACCAGAGTGTCGCGTCTACGGGCCACGCGCATAAGTTTCTTCAATAATCTGACGTTGATATGCCACCAGGATTCGAAGTGCGGTGCGCTTACGCGGGTTCGTCGCACAATTCAAGATTACGCTGTCTGAGTATAACACATGTAGATTCCATCAAACTTCAATCAACGTTCTACATTTCAGTCTGCCTTGTTTCATTCAAACCACAATCTACCTTAATTATTTTGTGATACTAAATAACTCAGTATGCTGCACTGACAATTTACACAGATATTCTTATCATTTAAATAGAACACAAAGCAGTTCCGGAATGTAAAACGTctttaaaataatgattatgtGTACCACATTTGCACGCACGCTGATTATTTTTAGTTGGTTCGCTGGAGGACAGCAAATCTCGAGTATAATAAATCACATTTCACCTGATCTTGCGTTTAAACGACTTCGATGATCCCCTTTTCTCTGTGTAGCGACTAATCAGCATCGCGTGTTGCAACGAAGAAAAAATTTCATAACAGCATCTTGCTTGGAAAGCACAAATCATGGTGCGATCAATGCAATCAATCTAATAGATTGGATTTATGAAAGTGCTATTATGCTAAGAAATAGCAAATAAGGTGTTGATATAAATTTTCAAAGTATGTAGCCGAAAGAGGAGTTAAAGACGTACTCgttttagttttatttttcattccgtCAAGGTACATTGATAACTTCAGCAAACACGTTTTGTTGCTTTATTAATGAACATTTAAAACATTATCCAAGTTCTTACGTGTAAAAAAAGATTATAcagcatatttttatttttattttttatctttgCTTAATAGCCTAAGTCACCATTGTTGTTGAGCTAAATAATAATTAACTTATAACGAAAGAAACATCTATCCTAGAATGTGTGTAATTATTGTGTGACTTAAGAtagataaaaattgataataatTCAACCCATAACATGTTGGGTTGTACCActacgagagagagaaagagagagaaagtgagaaagAGAAAACAAAATATAGGAAATATCAAAGGAAGGAACTACGAATACAAATCGCACAAACAGAATACCCACTATATGTAATATGTTTGCTGGAAAAAATGAACGACACAGAAAATTCCTTGTATGATACCATGTTACAATTCTTTATCTCAATTTTCGATTTACGGTAATCttcttgttatttttctttttttttttttttgaagaatCTTAGCTTGTGTTTCAGTTATTGATTATGTTACTCATTGATACTTCTCATTCTTACCGTACCTTAAGTTAGCGTTTAAACGTTAGATCTATCGTGTATCTATCATTATACATAGTATCGTATGTAATGGTATGGACTCTGTATGTCGGACGCAGGGCAGTTCCTAGGTATTCGATTCCGTAAGCGAACGACCACCACTAAACaggcatttttttttttaagggagCCTTTCGCATGCGCTTTAGTATTTGCTTTAGTACGCTTTTAGTACCTCGGTGGCATCGCGTCTGCCGGACCTGGGAAGCTAAAAGgtcaaaaaaatgaaaaatcgcaCAATTAATTCCTTTTTGATCGCCGCAAGCGGCGCAATAGGCTGGAAAGTATAAGATGTAACACTGATATGCGCGAATTAAACCAGAAACTCTTTATTTCGTCGATGATTCAATCCTGTCGGCGGAGATACTAAGAAAACCTGATGCCTTTTTATTGTCTCTGTCGCAACGCACGGAACACACATTTTCCAAATGATACAACTTCCAGACCTGGGTAAAGCACTATTGCAAGTACCTATTCTGATAATGCTCGTTAAACGAGTACTATTGGAGTAAGTACCGTATCACAAATACCAATGCAATATGCTGgaataaaaagataaaaatgtcgtttttgttttctttctttttttttttggaccaTTCTCTATTGACAAAAATTGATAAGCCACTCTTTCTACCAATCTCTTTCTACTGATTGTTTCTATCAAtcttttaaaattattgatACTGATTGTGCCCAGATCTGATAAGTTGTCACACGTTGAAAGTCATTTTATCGCTGCATCCAGGCATGTGTCGCCATTGTCGCAAGAGCGTATAAAAGACGATTTTTTAGCGGTTGTTAATGTATTTTCGATTCACGACTCGCGTTCTCAAAcatatgaaagaaaaatttcactATAAATGTTGAAAATGTTCTTCTCCACAGATTGTTTGAAACGGACGCAATACGAATATCGCAACGCAATCGTTAGCAACCCGAGCCCAGCTGTAGGCATATAGATCTTGAAACAGAATACACGTTCTGCTACCGTGAGTATGTttcaagtgaaataaaaatcatCGACCGCACGCATCTTGAAAACATATATATGCTGCTCAGAGGCGCAGTGTGTGTTGTAACGCATTATGCTTCGTTTACGATAAAACGCAACTAACTTCGATCACGTCGACGCTCAATTCGCGGACTTTTACCGCAGAGTACATAAAAGAAGAGAGGTAGCAATTAATTAATGTCGTTCCCTCGGCAAGTATAAATACTTCCATGATCGTCTCATTTTTCCTTTGTTCATGTAATAAAATGTTCTTGTGAACGTTTTAATTTGTCATTTATAACGAACGAAATAAGAGTCTTTGAAAGCTCACAatttatgtgtgtgtgtgtagcaCTACTCGCTCATTTTCATTAATCCCCTCTAATGAAGGTACAAATAACTTTGTATATCGTCTATAGACAGAACcatgttttattaaaatttaaaagtgACGTAATACTTTTTTCCTAAAAGAGAGAGAATATAACTAGTACTTCAGCTgactttgaaaaatattataatatttatctaacaatttattgaaaatagttATACGAATATTCAGCTGTGTTGACTCATTAGACTTGAGATATTCTTGTTATACATCTAGTATTATTTCTTGACATACTTGCATAAAATTGtcattttaacgaattttcgATATAATTTTTGAGAGAAAACGTTTTAACGTACTAATTTTTCATAAACACCTAGATGTTTTTTATACATACCTAGATGTTTGCCATATATTCCACTGATTCCTCATTATTAAAGACGAATTTCCAGACTTGAATTTTGTGCTTTTCACAACGACTGTCCACTTTAACTACAATATCAGTTTCAGATAATTTGttcattaaacaaattatatatatattaaatataacaATTTTCAAGTATGTCAAAAAATACAAgtagagaatttttaaataataaattaacaaacTACCTCTGTTCTCTTTTACACTCAATATTAGAGAAATTGCAGGACGGTTACTTTGATTTTCTTTTCGACAATAATAAATCAATTGTGTGTCGTTGCATACACAAGAATACGCTTTTCTATAATCAAAGGACATACCCACCATCGCGCTAAGTGTCACACCTTATacttttacagaaaatatttagccTATATCGATCCGCATGAAACGTGAGCACACTGAGATAGATCAGTGTTATACCGAACAAAATACGTTGCGCAAAAAGAGCATGGTCGCATAATAAACGAACGATCATTCGCAGAAATTAATTGTCGCTCTTCAACGCTGTGACATCACTTTGGAAAACGCAGTTGTGTGAagtgtaatatatttaaaaGCAAGAGAGAATAACACTTACCGTCCACCACCACGCGGGGGACCATAAGCATCTGGTCTGTCATATCCTTCGGTATAACTATAAATAAAAGTAACCAATTGTTTCATTTCAATATGTTAGGTGTCAATTTTGTCAATAAGGACTTTCTTCAATAAGAAATTCTCAAAAATAGTAATTTAAGAAGACTTTATGATGAAATACGAGAGCTCAATAATAAAAGGTAAAAGAAAAGTTTCTGATCCACCGAAAGCAATGAAGACGTAGTAGTAGCAgcattgttaaataaataaatatggatTGAAACTCACCCTCCACCAACAGGCGGATATGCACCACTGGGGACGGCACTGCCGGGTCTTCTACTAAACATATCTGCTTGTGGTCCAGGACCAGTGCTGTAACTAGGTGCCCCAGTGCTGTAGCTAGGTCCAGTACTCATTGGCCTGTTAAACGGAGGCATATCATTAACAGGGGGACCGTCCGTCCTGTCATAGGCCATCGAAGCTGCCTGACTTACCCCCCCGGGCCCACCCATCATATCCCCAGGCCCGCCCGGATAACCCCTGTCATACACAATTGGAATGTGTTAACTTATTTTCACTCTATCCTGGATAATGCACTAAAATTTGTTGTTCAAGCATTAAATCTAAGACACATTGGACTTTGACTAATCACATTAGTAGAAGCATCAcaggttagaataaaaatgaagtttCAATTCATAATTGTTCTCAGATTTTAAGAAACTAAAATATTTGCACCTTTCTTAGCACGTTCAGAACCAATGAAACTACAATCGATTCACAGgccaaaataacaaaattttaaatGGTCGTAACAATGTCATGCATGAAGATTAGAAAGGAGCTATCAAACTTGAGAGCTTAAAACTTTAAGACATCGAAATAAACACCGTGACGACGTCAATCCTGACTGATTcttgaaattttgtttacacCTTTACTTATCTCGAAACTCAGTTCAAACGGCTAGAACTGTCCTGAACgtattaaagaaatttttccaagaattTAATTTGTGAAAAAGATGTAATAGGTATCTCGCATTTTATAATCCATGCTAATCGAAACTTTTACTCCATAAAttagtattaaaaaaaattatgattagaggtgtgcgaggaCCTGAAAATATTGGATACCTTATGGTTGGGAcaggtcgagaattttattcgggatcgggAAGGGTTCTCGGACACCTCTAGTTATGATCTATTGGATacatatattattgaaaattgatctaatgtgaaattattaaattaaatctaAAGCTGGAAAGGCAAATAATGTAGATTACTTTACCAGTGGCTTTCATCATATCCTACATCTGAGTACCCTGTCCCATACCCAGTAGTGGCAACAGCACCACCACCGTTTCTCATAGGACCAGTTGCAGTTCGGTCATAATCATTTCTAGCTGTGTAATCAACTGTGCGATTTGCACCGAAATTATCGGTTCGTCCGTAATCCATAGGACCTGGTGCACCACGATTAAAATCTCCGGTCATTCCACCTCCAACTACTGTAAATGAAATTCTTTGTATTAAAAGAAcaatactttttaatattttcttaaatacATTACAAGGGCCAGATTTCAAAACACTTACCACAAGGATTACCATAATCTGTTCTAGCTCCAAACTCCGCAGCGCGGGTATAGTCCGCGGTTCGGCCATAATCAGCAGTAGCAGTTGGTCCATATCCTCCGACGGCTCCAGTCGCTGGTCCATATCCTCCTCCCATTCCTGGCGCTGTTGAAGTGTAACCCATTGCTGCGCTTCCCACGTTTTGTCCATAAGCTCCACGATCGGTGTACCCAGTTCCAAAGTCTGCTCCACGTCCACTAAAGTCTCCAGCGCCACGATTGTAATCGGTGTACCCCGTTGCGACGCCACCTGCAGCAGATCCATCGTAACCAACGAGTTGGATCGGAAGAACTGTAAAGCATGCCGAGATATCCAGTTGATTTTTTAGTCTGCATTAaaaacatatattatatattaaatat from Halictus rubicundus isolate RS-2024b chromosome 8, iyHalRubi1_principal, whole genome shotgun sequence encodes:
- the LOC143356408 gene encoding uncharacterized protein LOC143356408 isoform X7, whose amino-acid sequence is MDTEQKMVSSNQPRKTKIFVGRLPENCRNDELRQLFLRFGEVTECDVMNRYGFVHMAREEDAAAAIKALHNSNFKGATINVEQSTGKSRGAGGGRRDGDRRGGPMRGGRGGRDGGRDARPGPYNDRRVLPIQLVGYDGSAAGGVATGYTDYNRGAGDFSGRGADFGTGYTDRGAYGQNVGSAAMGYTSTAPGMGGGYGPATGAVGGYGPTATADYGRTADYTRAAEFGARTDYGNPCVVGGGMTGDFNRGAPGPMDYGRTDNFGANRTVDYTARNDYDRTATGPMRNGGGAVATTGYGTGYSDVGYDESHWPMSTGPSYSTGAPSYSTGPGPQADMFSRRPGSAVPSGAYPPVGGGYTEGYDRPDAYGPPRGGGRFPGPADAMPPRY
- the LOC143356408 gene encoding uncharacterized protein LOC143356408 isoform X1 — protein: MDTEQKMVSSNQPRKTKIFVGRLPENCRNDELRQLFLRFGEVTECDVMNRYGFVHMAREEDAAAAIKALHNSNFKGATINVEQSTGKSRGAGGGRRDGDRRGGPMRGGRGGRDGGRDARPGPYNDRRVLPIQLVGYDGSAAGGVATGYTDYNRGAGDFSGRGADFGTGYTDRGAYGQNVGSAAMGYTSTAPGMGGGYGPATGAVGGYGPTATADYGRTADYTRAAEFGARTDYGNPCVVGGGMTGDFNRGAPGPMDYGRTDNFGANRTVDYTARNDYDRTATGPMRNGGGAVATTGYGTGYSDVGYDESHWGYPGGPGDMMGGPGGVSQAASMAYDRTDGPPVNDMPPFNRPMSTGPSYSTGAPSYSTGPGPQADMFSRRPGSAVPSGAYPPVGGGYTEGYDRPDAYGPPRGGGRFPGPADAMPPRY
- the LOC143356408 gene encoding uncharacterized protein LOC143356408 isoform X2; protein product: MVSSNQPRKTKIFVGRLPENCRNDELRQLFLRFGEVTECDVMNRYGFVHMAREEDAAAAIKALHNSNFKGATINVEQSTGKSRGAGGGRRDGDRRGGPMRGGRGGRDGGRDARPGPYNDRRVLPIQLVGYDGSAAGGVATGYTDYNRGAGDFSGRGADFGTGYTDRGAYGQNVGSAAMGYTSTAPGMGGGYGPATGAVGGYGPTATADYGRTADYTRAAEFGARTDYGNPCVVGGGMTGDFNRGAPGPMDYGRTDNFGANRTVDYTARNDYDRTATGPMRNGGGAVATTGYGTGYSDVGYDESHWGYPGGPGDMMGGPGGVSQAASMAYDRTDGPPVNDMPPFNRPMSTGPSYSTGAPSYSTGPGPQADMFSRRPGSAVPSGAYPPVGGGYTEGYDRPDAYGPPRGGGRFPGPADAMPPRY
- the LOC143356408 gene encoding uncharacterized protein LOC143356408 isoform X4: MDTEQKMVSSNQPRKTKIFVGRLPENCRNDELRQLFLRFGEVTECDVMNRYGFVHMAREEDAAAAIKALHNSNFKGATINVEQSTGKSRGAGGGRRDGDRRGGPMRGGRGGRDGGRDARPGPYNDRRGGVATGYTDYNRGAGDFSGRGADFGTGYTDRGAYGQNVGSAAMGYTSTAPGMGGGYGPATGAVGGYGPTATADYGRTADYTRAAEFGARTDYGNPCVVGGGMTGDFNRGAPGPMDYGRTDNFGANRTVDYTARNDYDRTATGPMRNGGGAVATTGYGTGYSDVGYDESHWGYPGGPGDMMGGPGGVSQAASMAYDRTDGPPVNDMPPFNRPMSTGPSYSTGAPSYSTGPGPQADMFSRRPGSAVPSGAYPPVGGGYTEGYDRPDAYGPPRGGGRFPGPADAMPPRY
- the LOC143356408 gene encoding uncharacterized protein LOC143356408 isoform X5, translated to MDTEQKMVSSNQPRKTKIFVGRLPENCRNDELRQLFLRFGEVTECDVMNRYGFVHMAREEDAAAAIKALHNSNFKGATINVEQSTGKSRGAGGGRRDGDRRGGPMRVLPIQLVGYDGSAAGGVATGYTDYNRGAGDFSGRGADFGTGYTDRGAYGQNVGSAAMGYTSTAPGMGGGYGPATGAVGGYGPTATADYGRTADYTRAAEFGARTDYGNPCVVGGGMTGDFNRGAPGPMDYGRTDNFGANRTVDYTARNDYDRTATGPMRNGGGAVATTGYGTGYSDVGYDESHWGYPGGPGDMMGGPGGVSQAASMAYDRTDGPPVNDMPPFNRPMSTGPSYSTGAPSYSTGPGPQADMFSRRPGSAVPSGAYPPVGGGYTEGYDRPDAYGPPRGGGRFPGPADAMPPRY
- the LOC143356408 gene encoding uncharacterized protein LOC143356408 isoform X6, translating into MDTEQKMVSSNQPRKTKIFVGRLPENCRNDELRQLFLRFGEVTECDVMNRYGFVHMAREEDAAAAIKALHNSNFKGATINVEQSTGKSRGAGGGRRDGDRRGGPMRGGVATGYTDYNRGAGDFSGRGADFGTGYTDRGAYGQNVGSAAMGYTSTAPGMGGGYGPATGAVGGYGPTATADYGRTADYTRAAEFGARTDYGNPCVVGGGMTGDFNRGAPGPMDYGRTDNFGANRTVDYTARNDYDRTATGPMRNGGGAVATTGYGTGYSDVGYDESHWGYPGGPGDMMGGPGGVSQAASMAYDRTDGPPVNDMPPFNRPMSTGPSYSTGAPSYSTGPGPQADMFSRRPGSAVPSGAYPPVGGGYTEGYDRPDAYGPPRGGGRFPGPADAMPPRY
- the LOC143356408 gene encoding uncharacterized protein LOC143356408 isoform X8; its protein translation is MDTEQKMVSSNQPRKTKIFVGRLPENCRNDELRQLFLRFGEVTECDVMNRYGFVHMAREEDAAAAIKALHNSNFKGATINVEQSTGKSRGAGGGRRDGDRRGGPMRGGRGGRDGGRDARPGPYNDRRGGVATGYTDYNRGAGDFSGRGADFGTGYTDRGAYGQNVGSAAMGYTSTAPGMGGGYGPATGAVGGYGPTATADYGRTADYTRAAEFGARTDYGNPCVVGGGMTGDFNRGAPGPMDYGRTDNFGANRTVDYTARNDYDRTATGPMRNGGGAVATTGYGTGYSDVGYDESHWPMSTGPSYSTGAPSYSTGPGPQADMFSRRPGSAVPSGAYPPVGGGYTEGYDRPDAYGPPRGGGRFPGPADAMPPRY
- the LOC143356408 gene encoding uncharacterized protein LOC143356408 isoform X3 → MDTEQKMVSSNQPRKTKIFVGRLPENCRNDELRQLFLRFGEVTECDVMNRYGFVHMAREEDAAAAIKALHNSNFKGATINVEQSTGKSRGAGGGRRDGDRRGGPMRGGRGGRDGGRDARPGPYNDRRVLPIQLVGYDGSAAGGVATGYTDYNRGAGDFSGRGADFGTGYTDRGAYGQNVGSAAMGYTSTAPGMGGGYGPATGAVGGYGPTATADYGRTADYTRAAEFGARTDYGNPCVVGGGMTGDFNRGAPGPMDYGRTDNFGANRTVDYTARNDYDRTATGPMRNGGGAVATTGYGTGYSDVGYDESHWGYPGGPGDMMGGPGGVSQAASMAYDRTDGPPVNDMPPFNRPMSTGPSYSTGAPSYSTGPGPQADMFSRRPGSAVPSGAYPPVGGGYTEGYDRPDAYGPPRGGGRLQTG